A portion of the Staphylococcus felis genome contains these proteins:
- a CDS encoding LLM class flavin-dependent oxidoreductase, with protein sequence MKVEIGLTSFADNHEIHTQDGEFPAIPSDERIRNIVEEIKLADEVGLDIYGLGEHHRPDYAVSSPATVLAAAATQTKNIKLSSAVTVLSSDDPIRVYQQFATLDALSNGRAEIMAGRGSFIESFPLFGYNLNDYEQLYDEKLELLMKINKNTIVNWEGSLTPNIDGRGVYPRAVQKELPIWLATGGTPESSLKAGSLGLPITYAIIGGDPKRFSRNVAMYRAVAESNGYKAEDLKVASHSWGYVAETDEQAQREYFPSAKAHHNIIAKERGWPPFTVEHFQREVGPSGAMYVGSPETVAQKIIDTVEALGLNRFMLHLPVGSMPHEDVMNSIKLFGERVKPIVDEYFKNK encoded by the coding sequence ATGAAGGTTGAAATAGGATTAACTTCATTTGCTGATAACCATGAGATTCACACGCAAGACGGAGAGTTTCCAGCTATACCAAGTGATGAACGTATACGAAATATTGTTGAGGAAATCAAGTTAGCTGATGAGGTTGGATTGGATATTTACGGTTTAGGTGAGCACCATCGACCAGATTATGCTGTGTCTAGTCCAGCAACAGTACTTGCAGCAGCAGCGACACAAACTAAAAACATCAAATTATCGTCTGCAGTGACAGTATTATCTTCAGATGATCCGATACGTGTCTATCAACAATTTGCTACACTGGATGCACTTTCAAATGGAAGAGCAGAAATTATGGCTGGACGTGGCTCATTTATCGAGTCGTTTCCTTTATTTGGATACAATTTAAACGACTATGAACAACTATATGATGAAAAATTAGAATTATTAATGAAGATTAACAAGAATACGATTGTTAATTGGGAAGGTAGTTTAACGCCGAATATTGATGGTCGTGGCGTCTATCCTAGAGCTGTTCAAAAAGAATTACCTATTTGGCTTGCAACAGGTGGAACACCTGAATCATCATTAAAAGCAGGTTCATTAGGCTTACCTATCACGTATGCTATTATTGGTGGGGATCCAAAACGTTTTTCACGTAATGTAGCAATGTATCGAGCAGTCGCTGAGTCAAATGGCTATAAAGCTGAAGATTTAAAGGTAGCTTCACACTCTTGGGGATATGTTGCTGAAACAGATGAACAAGCACAACGCGAATATTTCCCATCAGCAAAAGCGCATCATAATATTATCGCTAAAGAACGAGGATGGCCTCCATTTACAGTTGAACATTTCCAACGTGAAGTCGGTCCTTCAGGTGCAATGTATGTGGGCAGTCCAGAAACTGTAGCGCAAAAAATAATTGATACAGTTGAAGCACTTGGTCTCAATCGATTTATGTTACATTTACCAGTTGGCTCTATGCCACATGAAGATGTCATGAATTCGATTAAACTCTTTGGTGAGCGGGTAAAACCAATAGTAGATGAATATTTTAAAAATAAATAA
- a CDS encoding DoxX family protein: MILSYVTNLKVAKELFNAAKPKLQNSQNMKDAFESFDLPKELVPVIGAAEAAASLFMVLSIFNKRFAQIASVLTLGIMIGAISSHLKAGHGKKGAQHAIDVFTLAGLSLADTFTTKK, translated from the coding sequence ATGATTTTAAGTTATGTCACAAATTTAAAGGTTGCAAAAGAATTATTCAATGCAGCTAAACCAAAATTACAAAACTCACAAAATATGAAAGATGCTTTTGAAAGTTTTGACTTGCCTAAAGAGCTAGTGCCAGTGATTGGTGCAGCTGAAGCAGCAGCATCTCTATTCATGGTATTAAGTATTTTTAACAAACGTTTTGCACAAATCGCATCAGTGTTAACTTTAGGTATCATGATTGGTGCTATTTCAAGCCACCTTAAAGCAGGTCATGGTAAAAAAGGTGCTCAACATGCCATTGATGTCTTTACATTGGCTGGTTTAAGCTTAGCTGATACATTTACAACTAAAAAATAA
- a CDS encoding transcriptional regulator, SarA/Rot family — translation MEKYMIKNMKEFITISYTTKALYAKVKKDYGLTYEELFILNFIHEHRLSCYNVKDIISASSFKPYYITKAVQKLKDFNYLSKRRNEKDERTVIIEVSDEQYQKIDQLFSEIEALF, via the coding sequence ATGGAAAAGTATATGATCAAAAACATGAAAGAATTTATTACAATCAGCTATACAACTAAAGCATTATATGCCAAAGTCAAAAAAGATTATGGATTAACTTATGAAGAATTGTTTATTTTGAATTTTATTCACGAACATCGACTATCATGCTATAACGTGAAAGATATTATAAGTGCATCTAGTTTTAAGCCGTATTATATCACTAAAGCAGTTCAAAAATTGAAAGACTTTAATTATTTATCAAAGCGACGTAATGAAAAAGACGAAAGAACAGTGATTATCGAAGTGTCAGATGAACAATACCAAAAAATCGATCAATTATTTTCTGAAATTGAAGCATTATTTTGA
- a CDS encoding acyl-CoA dehydrogenase family protein, producing the protein MKSALIQSDIQHTWVEKLERQRHLFESHAEYNDQNARFPYENIQWLVDSGYTKLTLPKSFGGEGATVEDMVVLQSLLGSMDGATALSIGWHVSLVGELFQKRNWPKEILNEFATDVQNGALVNRAVSEAETGSPTRGGRPSTHAKLEGDFYIINGVKTFTSMSKGLTHVVVAAYIKSIDKVGFFYMPTNIEGLEIADNWDMLGMRATESHDLILNNVRVHQKYLVEIKGEGPDFQNGWLLHIPSTYLGIAQAARDYAIDFANEYSPNSIDGTIGELPVVQQNIGKMETKLLTARHMLWSTAKAYRSLGDVSIMNETAASKVIVMNEGLDVVDLAMRIVGAKSLEMARPLQRYYRDMRAGLHNPPMEDMAYTTIAKRVSSDRKMLKAF; encoded by the coding sequence ATGAAATCCGCACTTATTCAATCCGATATCCAGCATACATGGGTTGAAAAACTCGAGCGTCAGCGTCATTTATTTGAATCTCATGCTGAATATAATGATCAAAATGCACGCTTTCCTTATGAAAATATTCAATGGTTAGTTGACTCGGGCTATACAAAGCTGACATTACCTAAGTCATTTGGTGGTGAAGGGGCAACTGTTGAGGATATGGTCGTATTGCAAAGTCTATTAGGTTCTATGGATGGAGCTACTGCCTTGTCAATAGGATGGCACGTCAGTTTAGTAGGAGAATTATTTCAAAAAAGAAACTGGCCGAAAGAGATATTGAATGAATTCGCAACTGATGTCCAAAATGGGGCATTAGTCAATAGAGCAGTGAGTGAAGCTGAAACAGGCAGTCCAACAAGAGGAGGACGACCGAGTACACATGCAAAATTAGAAGGAGATTTTTATATCATTAATGGCGTTAAGACATTTACTTCAATGAGTAAAGGATTGACGCATGTCGTTGTAGCTGCCTATATTAAATCTATAGATAAAGTGGGCTTTTTCTATATGCCGACTAATATAGAAGGATTGGAAATTGCAGATAATTGGGATATGCTCGGTATGCGAGCGACTGAGAGTCATGATTTGATTTTAAATAATGTACGCGTACATCAAAAGTATCTTGTTGAAATCAAAGGGGAAGGACCAGATTTTCAAAATGGATGGTTATTGCATATTCCTAGCACTTATTTAGGCATCGCCCAAGCTGCAAGAGACTATGCTATCGACTTTGCGAATGAATATAGTCCGAATAGTATTGATGGTACTATTGGTGAGTTGCCAGTTGTTCAACAAAATATTGGTAAAATGGAAACGAAACTTTTAACTGCACGACACATGCTTTGGAGTACAGCTAAAGCCTATCGAAGCCTAGGAGATGTAAGCATTATGAATGAAACGGCTGCGAGTAAAGTGATTGTGATGAATGAAGGATTAGATGTTGTTGATCTTGCCATGCGAATCGTTGGAGCTAAGAGTCTAGAGATGGCACGTCCTCTCCAACGTTATTACCGCGATATGAGAGCAGGACTTCATAACCCACCAATGGAGGACATGGCTTATACTACTATTGCGAAGCGTGTTAGTAGTGATAGAAAGATGTTGAAAGCATTTTAG
- a CDS encoding YbaN family protein, with the protein MRYILIIIGVLFTLLGFLGAVLPLLPTTPFLLVAVICFAKSSKRFHDRLIRTTIYRAYVEDFCKYRGYTMRKKIQLLISLYIVIGFSIVMVEVLLIRIGLVIMVILQTIVLFTWVRTLPKEHDVKGKDN; encoded by the coding sequence ATGCGTTATATTTTAATCATAATCGGAGTACTCTTTACGTTGCTTGGGTTTTTAGGGGCAGTATTACCGCTATTACCCACGACGCCATTTTTGCTTGTGGCAGTTATATGTTTTGCCAAAAGTTCGAAGCGATTTCACGATAGGTTAATTCGAACTACGATTTATCGTGCTTATGTTGAAGATTTTTGCAAGTATAGGGGCTATACCATGCGCAAAAAGATTCAACTTCTTATCAGTTTATACATCGTGATTGGTTTTTCAATAGTGATGGTAGAGGTCTTATTGATTCGCATAGGGCTTGTCATCATGGTTATATTGCAAACGATTGTCTTATTTACGTGGGTACGCACACTCCCTAAAGAACACGATGTTAAAGGCAAGGATAATTGA
- a CDS encoding ABC transporter substrate-binding protein, whose protein sequence is MKNLWLVMIAVVLVLAACGQTSNDKSSDTKSFELKTAKGEKEVQIPQNPERIVVLAPTYAGGLKYLGAHIVGVSDQIDQSTILAPKFKDVDKLGAEDVEKVATLKPDLIITYNTDKNVSKLEKIAPTLAFDYAQYDYLEQQEAMGEILNKEKEVKEWKAKWENQTEKDGKDIQKVIGEDATVSIFEDFNKKIYAYGKNWGRGSEVIYQAFDLEMPEALEKATEKEGWTEVSKEAVGKYAGDYIVTAKAKDAALPDFQKTDLWQNLEAVQNNHTFNVDASIYWYNDPYSLDYIRKDLKEKLLSES, encoded by the coding sequence ATGAAAAATTTATGGCTAGTCATGATAGCTGTTGTACTTGTACTTGCAGCCTGTGGTCAAACATCAAATGATAAATCAAGTGACACGAAATCATTTGAATTAAAAACTGCAAAAGGTGAAAAAGAAGTACAAATACCTCAAAATCCAGAACGTATTGTTGTACTAGCACCAACATATGCAGGTGGATTAAAATATTTAGGTGCACACATTGTAGGTGTTTCTGATCAAATTGATCAAAGTACGATACTTGCACCAAAATTTAAAGATGTAGACAAATTAGGAGCAGAAGATGTTGAGAAAGTAGCGACACTCAAACCAGATTTAATTATTACGTATAATACAGACAAAAATGTGTCTAAGTTGGAGAAAATTGCACCGACATTAGCTTTTGATTATGCACAATACGACTATCTTGAGCAACAAGAAGCAATGGGTGAAATCCTTAACAAAGAAAAAGAAGTTAAAGAATGGAAAGCCAAATGGGAAAATCAAACAGAAAAAGATGGTAAAGACATTCAGAAAGTTATCGGTGAAGATGCCACAGTATCTATTTTTGAAGATTTCAACAAAAAAATCTATGCTTACGGCAAGAACTGGGGACGCGGAAGCGAAGTGATTTACCAAGCTTTTGACTTAGAAATGCCTGAAGCGCTTGAAAAAGCGACAGAAAAAGAAGGTTGGACGGAAGTATCAAAAGAAGCCGTTGGAAAATACGCTGGAGATTATATTGTAACAGCTAAAGCAAAAGATGCAGCACTTCCAGATTTCCAAAAAACGGATTTATGGCAAAATCTTGAAGCCGTGCAAAACAATCATACTTTTAATGTAGATGCTTCTATATATTGGTACAATGATCCATATTCGTTGGACTATATTCGAAAAGATTTGAAAGAAAAATTATTAAGTGAATCTTAA
- a CDS encoding sodium:solute symporter, with product MESIGFGLWNWVALVLYLLLMLGVGAFFTKRAGRDSDSFFKGGGRLPSWVVGFSIYATTLSAITFMSTPEKSYLTDWSYIAGNIAIVAIIPLLIYFYIPFFKKLNVTSAYEYLEARFNPAVRVVGSLLFILFHIGRVAIVIYLPTLAITAVSDINPYLVASLVGLLCIIYTFLGGFEGVVWSDFIQGIILLGGALVIIIMGITHIDGGISTVINDAVSNQKLISADNWKINAAAAAIPIIFIGSVFNNLQQYTASQDVVQRYQASDSIKETSQSIWTNGILALISAPLFYGMGTVLFVFYSHHTQLPNDFNTSSIVPYFILTEMPPFIAGLLIAAIFAAAQSTISSSLNSIAACISVDIKQRFFGKKDEKSEVRFARIVTVLVGLTGMLVSLYLIAADSSDVWDLFLLITGLFGVPIAGIFAVGIFTKRTHGTGVIVGILVAVITSYFLQGVGGAGSPFYTSIIAFAIAFVVAYIASLIIPAPQHHISGLTIYDKHGKVTYKPKSK from the coding sequence ATGGAATCAATTGGCTTTGGTTTATGGAACTGGGTGGCTTTAGTTTTATACTTATTATTAATGTTAGGAGTCGGTGCCTTTTTTACAAAACGTGCAGGCCGAGACTCTGATAGTTTCTTTAAAGGCGGCGGTCGCCTTCCTTCATGGGTCGTTGGCTTTTCAATTTATGCTACAACATTAAGTGCTATTACATTTATGTCTACTCCGGAAAAATCATACTTAACGGACTGGTCTTATATTGCTGGAAATATTGCGATTGTTGCAATTATCCCTTTGCTGATTTACTTTTACATTCCATTTTTCAAAAAATTAAACGTAACGTCAGCATATGAATATTTAGAAGCACGTTTTAATCCTGCCGTACGTGTTGTTGGCTCATTATTGTTTATTTTATTTCATATTGGAAGAGTCGCCATTGTGATTTATTTACCTACATTAGCAATTACTGCAGTTTCTGATATCAATCCGTATTTAGTAGCAAGCTTAGTAGGCCTTTTATGTATTATTTATACTTTCTTAGGCGGATTTGAAGGTGTCGTTTGGAGTGATTTTATTCAAGGAATTATTCTTTTAGGAGGCGCACTCGTCATCATTATTATGGGGATAACACACATTGATGGTGGTATCTCTACAGTTATCAACGATGCTGTTTCCAATCAAAAGCTGATTAGTGCAGATAACTGGAAAATCAATGCCGCTGCTGCTGCTATACCTATTATCTTTATCGGTAGTGTTTTTAACAACTTACAACAGTATACAGCGAGCCAAGACGTCGTTCAACGTTATCAAGCATCTGATTCGATCAAAGAAACATCTCAATCGATTTGGACAAATGGGATTTTAGCACTTATTTCGGCTCCTCTTTTCTACGGAATGGGAACGGTCTTATTTGTTTTCTATTCGCATCACACACAATTGCCAAATGATTTCAATACATCGTCTATCGTGCCTTATTTCATTTTAACTGAGATGCCACCATTTATAGCTGGCCTTTTGATTGCCGCTATTTTTGCAGCTGCTCAATCTACAATTTCATCTAGTCTCAACTCAATTGCAGCGTGTATCTCTGTTGATATTAAACAACGCTTTTTTGGTAAAAAAGATGAAAAATCCGAAGTGCGTTTTGCACGTATTGTTACTGTTTTAGTCGGTCTAACCGGCATGTTAGTCTCTTTATACTTAATTGCTGCTGATTCAAGTGATGTATGGGATTTATTCTTATTAATTACTGGATTATTTGGAGTACCGATTGCGGGTATCTTTGCAGTTGGTATCTTCACAAAAAGAACACATGGTACAGGAGTTATTGTAGGTATTTTAGTTGCTGTTATTACGAGTTATTTCTTACAAGGTGTTGGTGGTGCAGGTTCACCATTCTATACGTCGATTATCGCATTTGCAATTGCATTCGTTGTAGCTTATATTGCAAGTCTCATCATACCCGCACCTCAACATCATATTTCTGGTCTAACTATATATGATAAACACGGTAAAGTAACTTACAAGCCTAAATCCAAATAA
- a CDS encoding N-acetylneuraminate lyase → MKEDLKGLYAALLVPFDEQGHIMENSLRQIIRNAIDEQKLDGLYVNGSSGENFLMNTEQKKAVFRITKDEAKTDIKLIAQVGSLDLNEAIELGQYATELGYDSLSAVTPFYYPFTFEEIRDYYNRIIEATQNNMIIYSIPGLTGVNISIEQFETLFENDKIIGVKYTAPDFFLLERLRKAFPDKLIFSGFDEMLVQAAISGVDGAIGSTYNINGQRARDIFESAQNDNVAQAYKVQHETNDIIATVLRMGLYPTLKAILSEKGIDTGQPKAPFHPFNEIYREELKSLIQNYQL, encoded by the coding sequence GTGAAAGAGGATTTAAAAGGATTATATGCAGCATTACTTGTTCCTTTTGATGAACAAGGGCACATTATGGAGAATAGCTTACGACAAATCATACGCAATGCTATTGATGAGCAAAAACTAGATGGTTTGTACGTAAATGGAAGTTCTGGTGAAAATTTCCTTATGAATACCGAACAAAAGAAAGCCGTCTTTCGCATTACTAAAGATGAAGCCAAAACAGACATTAAGTTAATTGCTCAAGTTGGATCATTGGACTTAAATGAAGCTATAGAGCTTGGACAATATGCGACTGAATTAGGATATGATAGCTTATCAGCTGTTACACCATTTTATTATCCATTTACATTTGAAGAAATTCGTGACTATTACAACAGAATCATTGAAGCAACTCAAAATAATATGATTATTTACTCTATTCCAGGACTAACTGGCGTAAACATTTCAATTGAACAATTCGAAACATTATTTGAAAACGATAAAATTATCGGTGTTAAATATACTGCACCAGACTTTTTCTTACTAGAGCGATTAAGAAAAGCATTCCCAGATAAGCTGATTTTCTCTGGCTTCGATGAAATGCTCGTTCAAGCCGCCATTTCAGGGGTAGATGGGGCAATCGGTTCTACATACAACATCAATGGTCAACGTGCACGTGATATTTTTGAATCGGCCCAAAACGATAATGTCGCACAGGCCTATAAAGTGCAACATGAAACAAATGATATCATTGCAACTGTTCTAAGAATGGGGCTTTACCCGACTTTAAAAGCCATTCTATCGGAAAAAGGAATCGATACTGGCCAGCCGAAAGCACCATTCCATCCGTTTAACGAAATTTATCGCGAAGAACTTAAATCATTAATTCAGAACTATCAATTATAA
- a CDS encoding FadR/GntR family transcriptional regulator, with the protein MIHLKQNFEEGCYKLKDKNVDKTMSLKQTIVEKIKHYILDNRLKVGDKIPTERKLAEAYNVSRSVIREALSYLENTGVTESVQGKGTLVKEQDITPLIDGFLFSFQVSQGDIKDLLMLRLTFELAAIDMIEQQQLSLDTIEASLVNDVGQFDSSQDQAFHQSILESVNSTLFKQMSAVVQAYFYRHSITTTIEENRLSIKEHHAIYQALSQKDYAKAKMLLTQHLMKGVKHND; encoded by the coding sequence ATGATACACTTAAAGCAAAATTTTGAAGAAGGTTGTTATAAATTGAAGGATAAAAATGTTGATAAAACGATGAGTCTTAAACAAACCATAGTTGAGAAGATTAAACATTATATTTTAGATAATCGCTTAAAAGTAGGTGATAAGATTCCAACTGAACGAAAGCTTGCTGAAGCGTATAACGTCAGTCGATCAGTAATACGTGAAGCCTTGAGCTATCTTGAAAATACAGGTGTTACAGAGAGTGTTCAAGGTAAAGGCACCCTTGTCAAAGAACAAGATATTACACCTCTGATTGACGGATTTTTGTTTAGCTTTCAAGTATCACAAGGCGATATTAAAGATTTACTCATGTTGAGGCTTACTTTTGAACTTGCTGCCATTGACATGATTGAACAACAACAGCTATCGCTTGATACAATCGAAGCATCGTTAGTTAATGATGTGGGTCAATTTGATTCAAGCCAAGATCAAGCCTTTCATCAAAGTATATTGGAGTCTGTTAATTCAACATTATTTAAGCAAATGAGTGCGGTTGTTCAAGCTTATTTTTATCGACATTCTATTACGACGACTATAGAGGAAAATCGATTAAGTATTAAAGAGCATCATGCCATATATCAAGCACTATCTCAAAAAGATTATGCTAAAGCCAAAATGTTATTGACGCAACATCTCATGAAAGGGGTCAAACATAATGATTAA
- a CDS encoding ROK family protein, translating into MIKVAFDIGGTYIKSAVVTDELTIEHFERVRTPKNIDHAILNIVKARLEAIIHQYENPEVRLGISTAGAVDRDNKTIAYANENILNYTGTNFEDCLKHMVSRIQVYNDVDAALLGELTQMNQNDKNIFCLTLGTGIGGSYYHKDFGLITGARHRPHQIGNLLYDTASKTYYEQRASTRALKRQLKASNYNHCDIPRLFDEAEDGYKEAQQQLSNWGREIARGIAEVQIMYDPDEIIIGGGVSAQQQRLLKYIVPHVPMFLPKDYGHANIRCAQFDNYAALIGAVSRM; encoded by the coding sequence ATGATTAAAGTCGCATTTGATATTGGAGGAACGTATATCAAATCTGCGGTTGTAACTGATGAACTTACAATTGAGCATTTTGAAAGGGTACGCACGCCAAAGAATATAGATCATGCTATTTTAAATATTGTCAAAGCACGATTAGAGGCTATCATTCACCAATATGAAAACCCAGAAGTGCGACTAGGTATTTCGACAGCAGGGGCTGTAGATCGAGACAATAAAACAATTGCATACGCTAATGAGAATATTTTAAATTATACAGGAACGAACTTTGAAGATTGTTTAAAACATATGGTGAGTCGCATTCAAGTTTATAACGATGTCGATGCTGCTTTACTCGGTGAACTCACACAAATGAACCAAAATGATAAGAATATATTCTGTCTTACATTGGGAACTGGTATTGGCGGTAGTTATTATCATAAAGACTTTGGGCTCATCACTGGTGCGCGCCACAGACCACATCAAATTGGAAATTTATTGTATGATACAGCTTCGAAAACTTATTACGAACAGCGTGCTTCTACACGCGCTTTGAAACGACAACTCAAGGCGTCAAATTATAATCATTGTGATATACCGCGACTATTTGATGAAGCGGAAGATGGCTATAAAGAAGCACAGCAGCAATTGTCAAATTGGGGTAGAGAAATAGCAAGAGGAATTGCTGAAGTACAAATCATGTATGATCCTGATGAAATAATCATTGGTGGAGGCGTATCAGCCCAACAACAGCGTTTACTGAAATATATTGTTCCACACGTACCTATGTTTTTGCCTAAGGACTACGGACATGCAAATATCAGATGCGCTCAGTTTGACAATTATGCAGCGCTTATTGGCGCGGTCTCAAGAATGTAA
- a CDS encoding biotin transporter BioY, producing MNTRFLVYTALMTAIIAVLGVIPAIPLPFIPVPIVIQNVGIFLAGILLGRKYGFLSVIVFLLLVLIGAPLLSGGRGGYGVFFGPTAGFLIMYPIVAFLIGWMRDRQFERLNLKRIFIIILIFGVILLDVVGAIVMGLIINMPIHKALWLSMTFLPGDIIKAVIASLIAVALLKNPVTARIMRGFTE from the coding sequence TTGAATACACGTTTTTTAGTATATACTGCCTTGATGACTGCTATTATCGCAGTGTTAGGGGTTATTCCTGCAATTCCACTGCCGTTTATACCGGTACCTATTGTGATTCAAAATGTAGGAATCTTTTTAGCAGGTATTTTATTAGGGCGTAAATATGGATTTTTAAGTGTAATTGTCTTTTTATTACTTGTTTTAATCGGTGCACCATTGTTATCAGGTGGTCGCGGTGGTTATGGCGTGTTTTTTGGACCAACAGCAGGCTTTTTAATTATGTATCCAATTGTTGCATTCCTTATCGGTTGGATGCGCGATCGTCAATTTGAGCGATTGAATTTAAAGCGCATTTTCATTATCATTTTAATTTTTGGTGTGATATTACTTGATGTTGTTGGTGCAATTGTAATGGGACTCATTATTAATATGCCAATACATAAAGCATTATGGTTATCGATGACATTCTTACCTGGAGATATTATTAAAGCGGTGATTGCGTCATTAATCGCGGTTGCTTTATTAAAAAATCCAGTCACAGCAAGAATTATGCGTGGTTTCACAGAATAA
- a CDS encoding GNAT family N-acetyltransferase, with protein sequence MCDIYTDGNIAEVTERMVIYNTPSTPLHYDANKWIYRQMPDILTFQNDMLIQQRVHENQGSNHLQFEFPDNVKPHAEMLHFLRSKGFQLGYVELYVIEGNSLQNISDEPISLKKVTAETVNDYFTVFNPLSIEFGEEYVRESNARILKKVQQVSAPIQYYVAYDAAEPVGIVNLIETKKTIEIDGFAVRADMQKQGIGKRMQAQIGKIARERSVILVADGEDTVKDMYVKQGYTYISFKYSALLEELNKQKA encoded by the coding sequence ATGTGTGATATTTATACAGATGGAAACATAGCAGAAGTGACAGAGCGCATGGTTATTTACAATACGCCTTCTACCCCTTTGCATTATGATGCGAATAAGTGGATTTACCGACAAATGCCCGATATATTGACGTTTCAAAATGATATGCTGATACAGCAACGGGTACATGAAAATCAAGGATCAAATCATTTGCAATTTGAGTTCCCAGACAATGTTAAACCTCATGCTGAGATGCTACACTTTTTACGTTCGAAAGGGTTCCAGTTAGGATATGTCGAGCTTTACGTTATTGAAGGAAATAGTTTGCAAAATATATCTGATGAACCAATATCATTGAAAAAGGTGACAGCTGAAACAGTAAATGATTATTTCACTGTATTTAATCCGTTAAGTATCGAATTTGGTGAAGAATATGTTCGCGAATCAAATGCACGTATTTTAAAAAAGGTACAGCAAGTGAGTGCACCTATTCAATATTATGTTGCATACGATGCGGCAGAACCTGTAGGTATTGTGAATTTAATTGAAACGAAAAAAACAATTGAAATAGATGGTTTTGCTGTTCGGGCTGATATGCAAAAACAAGGTATTGGTAAACGAATGCAGGCGCAAATTGGTAAAATAGCGCGCGAGCGTTCCGTCATACTTGTGGCAGATGGCGAAGACACTGTTAAGGATATGTATGTGAAACAAGGTTATACATATATCAGTTTTAAATATAGTGCATTATTAGAAGAACTAAATAAACAAAAGGCGTAA
- the fdhD gene encoding formate dehydrogenase accessory sulfurtransferase FdhD: protein MNRDIRYDQTIMRYENGQLFETTDNYVTEFPLTITVNGDEFATVICSPNHLDELVFGFLASEGVILKRDELKHCNIDDSRGFAHVTLTTQLNQRIQLSTKRLVASCCGKSREFYFQNDAAIAKTSMSTISVTPQQILKMMARLQNESRTFHVTGGLHNAAISDGGDFYIHRQDIGRHNALDKLFGYCIQHHIPVRDKILIFSGRISSEILIKAAKIGVGMIVSKSAPTTLAIQLAHDLNITAVGFVREEHFNIYSHPERIVNPSSS, encoded by the coding sequence ATGAATCGTGATATACGTTATGATCAAACGATTATGCGCTATGAAAATGGTCAGTTGTTTGAAACAACAGATAACTATGTTACCGAATTTCCATTAACAATCACTGTTAATGGTGACGAATTTGCAACGGTCATTTGTAGTCCAAATCACCTTGACGAATTGGTATTCGGCTTTTTAGCTTCAGAGGGCGTTATTTTAAAACGTGATGAACTCAAACATTGCAACATTGATGATAGTCGAGGCTTTGCTCATGTCACATTAACAACACAACTGAATCAACGGATACAACTATCAACTAAGCGTTTAGTAGCATCGTGTTGTGGCAAAAGTCGAGAGTTCTATTTTCAAAATGATGCAGCCATTGCTAAGACATCGATGTCTACCATATCAGTGACACCTCAGCAAATCTTAAAGATGATGGCGCGACTCCAAAATGAAAGTCGTACATTTCATGTTACAGGCGGTCTGCATAATGCTGCTATTAGTGATGGTGGTGACTTTTACATTCATCGTCAAGATATCGGACGCCATAATGCATTAGATAAGCTGTTTGGCTATTGTATTCAACATCATATACCTGTTCGAGATAAGATACTTATTTTTAGTGGTCGCATCTCTTCAGAAATATTGATTAAAGCTGCAAAGATTGGTGTCGGTATGATTGTGTCAAAGTCTGCTCCTACAACACTTGCCATTCAACTCGCACATGATTTAAACATTACTGCTGTGGGGTTTGTTCGAGAAGAACATTTTAATATTTATAGTCATCCGGAACGCATCGTTAACCCATCGTCATCATAG